In a single window of the Nicotiana tomentosiformis chromosome 10, ASM39032v3, whole genome shotgun sequence genome:
- the LOC138899979 gene encoding uncharacterized protein: MLGTDLVHDAFEKVKLIQERLRTTQSRQKSYDDRKVRDVAFMEGEKFLIRVLPMKGVMRFGKKDKLKPMYIGLYELDENLAYEEEPMAILDRQVRKLGSKEIASVKVQ; the protein is encoded by the exons atgttgggcacagacttggttcatgatgcttttgagaaggtaaagttgattcaagagagGCTTCGCAcgactcagtccaggcagaagagttatgatgataggaaggttcgtgatgtggctttcatggagggtgagaagTTTCTTATtagggttttgcctatgaagggtgtgatgaggtttgggaaaaaGGACAAGCTGAAACCGATGTATATTGGTCTTTATGAG TTGGATGAGAATCTGGCTTATGAGGAAGAgccaatggccattttggataggcaggttcggaagCTCGGGTCTAAGGAGATTGCATCAGTGAAGGTCCAGTAG